Proteins encoded within one genomic window of Acidiferrobacter thiooxydans:
- a CDS encoding DUF4433 domain-containing protein — translation MLVPPRPKIYHIAHVDRLPSIVADGFLWCDAEVVRRAPAGTTIGMNSIKLRRLNELRLSSYPDLHVGDCVPFYFCPRSVMLYLIYQGNHQELTYRGGQGPILHFEADLHAAVAWANAQPARWAFTNSNAGSRYFEDYDDLAHLGKIDWNAVQALKWVQCKEGKQAEFLLEHRLPWHLVERIGVHSATVYGQVVNALPTHGHRPTVEVRADWYY, via the coding sequence GTGCTCGTGCCGCCGCGGCCGAAGATCTATCACATCGCCCACGTGGATCGTCTGCCTTCTATCGTGGCCGATGGTTTCCTCTGGTGCGATGCAGAGGTTGTTCGGCGGGCGCCTGCGGGCACGACCATCGGCATGAACAGCATCAAGCTACGGCGCTTGAACGAGCTGCGTCTCAGCAGCTATCCCGACCTGCACGTTGGCGACTGCGTGCCATTCTATTTCTGCCCGCGCTCCGTGATGCTCTACCTGATCTACCAGGGCAACCATCAGGAGTTGACCTATCGAGGTGGGCAAGGGCCGATCCTGCACTTTGAGGCCGATCTGCACGCCGCTGTCGCATGGGCCAACGCGCAGCCGGCGCGCTGGGCATTCACAAACTCGAACGCGGGATCACGCTACTTCGAGGACTACGACGATCTCGCGCATCTGGGCAAGATCGATTGGAATGCAGTGCAGGCGCTCAAGTGGGTGCAATGCAAGGAAGGCAAGCAAGCGGAGTTCCTGCTGGAGCACCGCCTCCCTTGGCACTTGGTCGAACGCATCGGTGTTCATTCGGCCACCGTCTACGGCCAAGTGGTCAACGCCCTTCCGACGCACGGGCATCGGCCCACGGTCGAAGTTCGCGCGGACTGGTATTACTGA
- a CDS encoding AbiEi antitoxin N-terminal domain-containing protein produces the protein MGTTAERLIDLVRSQGLIRPCDLASMGIPRVSLTRAVRRGQLERVGRGLYGLPGREVSAHGSLAEVARRVPKGVVCLFSALRFHGLTTQAPFEVWLAIENKSLAPKLDFPPLRIVRFSGAALTEGVEEHVVGGVTIRITGVAKTVADCFKYRNKIGLDIALEALREAWRGKRMISDDIWRYARICRVANVMRPYLDSLT, from the coding sequence ATGGGCACTACTGCCGAGAGGCTGATTGATCTCGTGCGATCCCAAGGGCTGATCCGCCCCTGTGATCTGGCCTCGATGGGAATCCCCCGGGTTTCCCTGACACGTGCTGTCCGACGCGGGCAACTGGAGCGGGTCGGGCGAGGGCTGTATGGCCTGCCCGGGCGCGAGGTCTCGGCCCACGGATCACTGGCCGAGGTGGCGCGCAGAGTGCCCAAAGGCGTGGTCTGCCTATTCTCGGCACTGCGTTTTCATGGTCTGACCACCCAGGCTCCTTTCGAGGTATGGCTGGCCATCGAGAACAAGTCCCTTGCGCCGAAACTCGACTTCCCGCCACTACGGATTGTGCGTTTCTCCGGTGCAGCACTCACTGAGGGCGTGGAGGAACATGTGGTGGGTGGCGTGACCATCCGTATCACGGGCGTGGCGAAGACCGTCGCCGACTGCTTCAAGTACCGGAACAAGATCGGTCTCGATATCGCCCTAGAGGCGCTGCGCGAGGCTTGGCGCGGGAAACGGATGATCAGTGACGACATCTGGCGCTACGCCAGGATCTGCCGCGTGGCCAACGTGATGCGCCCCTACCTGGATAGCCTGACATGA
- a CDS encoding anti-phage-associated DUF3780 domain-containing protein: MALAKAAANTESPKARAQVPHTLGFAVPATSDPHHFKVVIPKSSTGKVQISEHLGLQAASADSAVIDRVLLERPRWTAIRAEVQRAFNARLSAHSLKPGAWKVGDTPVDRLLGKELCVLAWAVEQMDTEKIPVAVRNWLALRPEERWWLFGMTAMSTGGLMDAGKGWRAALKDALGDVAQSEWLAPRARSSSRGKDDPRPSLDLFGDET, encoded by the coding sequence ATGGCGCTAGCCAAGGCCGCAGCAAACACCGAATCACCCAAGGCGCGCGCGCAAGTGCCGCACACACTGGGCTTCGCTGTGCCTGCGACCTCCGACCCGCATCACTTCAAGGTCGTCATCCCCAAGAGCAGCACCGGCAAGGTTCAGATCAGCGAACACCTCGGCTTGCAGGCCGCCAGCGCCGACAGCGCGGTCATCGACCGCGTTCTGCTGGAACGCCCTCGCTGGACGGCCATCCGCGCCGAGGTGCAACGAGCCTTCAACGCGCGCTTGTCCGCGCACAGCTTGAAGCCCGGTGCGTGGAAGGTCGGTGACACCCCAGTGGATCGCCTGCTCGGCAAGGAACTGTGCGTGCTGGCGTGGGCGGTCGAGCAGATGGACACGGAGAAGATTCCGGTCGCCGTCCGCAACTGGCTGGCTCTGCGCCCGGAAGAACGCTGGTGGCTCTTCGGCATGACCGCGATGAGCACGGGCGGCCTCATGGACGCGGGCAAGGGTTGGCGCGCCGCCTTAAAGGACGCCTTGGGCGACGTGGCGCAAAGCGAATGGCTCGCCCCGCGCGCGCGCAGCAGTAGCCGTGGCAAGGACGACCCCCGTCCCTCGCTTGACCTGTTCGGGGACGAGACATAA
- a CDS encoding macro domain-containing protein, whose protein sequence is MIEYTSGDILKCEADALVNTVNCVGVMGRGIALQFKNAFPENFKAYEAACKCEAVQPGRMFVYETGQLTPPRFIVNFPTKRHWRGKSRIEDIESGLADLVKVICDKGIRSIAIPPLGSGLGGLDWNEVRPRIERALTGLADVQLLVFEPSGAPASDKMSHVRKVPKMTAGRAALVELIQRYLGGLLDPFVTLLEVHKLMYFMQEAGEPLRLNYLKHHYGPYAENLRHVLRAVEGHLIAGYADGGDTPDKPLSLVPGAVEEAKNYLDQHEISRVRFERVTRLVEGFESPYGLELLATVHWVMSREGATQHHSVVRQVYDWNARKQQFTPRQLAIAEERLKSLGWLSPGPVATH, encoded by the coding sequence ATGATCGAGTACACCTCGGGCGACATTCTCAAATGTGAGGCTGACGCACTGGTTAACACTGTCAACTGCGTTGGCGTTATGGGGCGCGGTATTGCCTTGCAGTTCAAGAACGCCTTCCCAGAAAACTTCAAGGCTTACGAGGCCGCCTGCAAGTGCGAGGCCGTACAGCCGGGCCGCATGTTCGTCTATGAGACGGGCCAGCTCACGCCGCCGCGATTCATCGTGAACTTCCCCACCAAGCGACACTGGCGCGGCAAGAGCCGCATTGAGGACATCGAGTCGGGCCTTGCCGATCTCGTCAAGGTCATCTGCGACAAGGGCATTCGCTCCATTGCCATCCCGCCGCTGGGCAGCGGCCTGGGAGGGCTGGACTGGAACGAGGTGCGCCCTCGTATCGAGCGTGCCCTGACGGGTCTTGCCGACGTGCAGCTGTTGGTGTTCGAACCCAGCGGCGCGCCGGCCAGCGACAAGATGTCCCACGTTCGGAAAGTGCCCAAGATGACGGCGGGCCGGGCGGCTTTGGTTGAGCTCATTCAACGGTACCTCGGCGGCTTGCTCGACCCTTTCGTCACCCTGCTGGAAGTCCACAAGCTCATGTACTTCATGCAGGAAGCCGGTGAGCCGTTGCGGCTCAATTACCTAAAGCACCACTATGGTCCCTACGCGGAAAACTTGCGCCATGTGCTGCGCGCGGTCGAGGGCCATCTGATCGCGGGTTACGCCGACGGCGGCGACACGCCCGACAAGCCCCTGAGCCTTGTGCCGGGCGCTGTGGAGGAAGCCAAGAACTACCTCGACCAGCATGAAATCAGCCGCGTCCGCTTCGAGCGCGTCACGCGCCTGGTCGAAGGTTTCGAGTCACCCTACGGCCTGGAGTTGCTGGCCACCGTGCATTGGGTGATGAGCCGCGAAGGCGCGACCCAACACCACAGCGTGGTGCGTCAGGTCTATGACTGGAACGCCCGCAAACAGCAGTTCACGCCCCGCCAGCTCGCCATTGCGGAAGAACGGCTGAAATCGCTGGGCTGGCTGTCGCCCGGACCGGTGGCGACCCATTGA